Within the Corynebacterium tuberculostearicum genome, the region CGCCCCGGCACTGGCCCAGGCCGACGTCGGCATCGCGATCGGCGCCGGCACCGATGTCGCCATCGCCTCGGCCGGGGTGATCCTGGCCAGCTCCGACCCCCGGTCGGTGCTCTCCATCATCCAGCTCTCACGACGCGCATACGGTAAGATGAAGCAGAACCTGTGGTGGGCCGCCGGATACAACCTCATCTCCGTGCCGCTTGCGGCCGGCATCCTGGCACCGGTGGGATTCGTCCTGCCAATGTCGATCGGCGCGATCCTGATGTCGGCCTCCACCGTGGTCGTCGCGCTCAACGCCCAACTCCTGCGGCGCATCGACCTCACACCCGAAGCCAGCACGCGTTCCGTCCTGGAACGCCAGAAGTAAGGACATGCCCATGTCTGTCGACACCGATTCTCATCAGCACGGATACATCAACGACAAGGAGCGCTACCTCGGCCGTATGAAGCGCATTGAGGGTCAAGCCCGAGGGATCGCGAAGATGATCGATGAAGAGAAATACTGCATCGACATCCTCACCCAGGTATCCGCCCTGACCCGCGCCCTCCAGG harbors:
- a CDS encoding metal-sensitive transcriptional regulator, whose protein sequence is MSVDTDSHQHGYINDKERYLGRMKRIEGQARGIAKMIDEEKYCIDILTQVSALTRALQGVATGLLDDHLKHCVLDAAKLSDEAAVEKIQEVTDAINRLVRS